A stretch of the Halorussus salinus genome encodes the following:
- the tuf gene encoding translation elongation factor EF-1 subunit alpha, giving the protein MSEDKPHQNLAIIGHVDHGKSTLVGRLLYETGSVPEHVIEQHKEEAEEKGKGGFEFAYVMDNLAEERERGVTIDIAHQEFDTDDYYFTIVDCPGHRDFVKNMITGASQADNAVLVVAADDGVAPQTQEHVFLARTLGINELIIGVNKMDIVDYEESKYKEVVSEVEDLLNQVQFGTEDASFIPISAFEGDNIAEESENTDWYDGEILLEALNGLEEPEPPTEADLRLPIQDVYTISGIGTVPVGRIETGLLNTGDNVSFQPSDVGGEVKTIEMHHEEVPQAEPGDNVGFNVRGIGKDDIRRGDVCGPADDPPSVAETFQAQIVVMQHPSVITDGYTPVFHAHTAQVACTIESIDKKMDPSSGEVAEENPDFIQSGDAAVVTVRPQKPLSIEPSSEIPELGSFAIRDMGQTIAAGKVLSVNEP; this is encoded by the coding sequence ATGAGCGAAGACAAACCGCACCAGAACTTGGCCATCATCGGCCACGTTGACCACGGGAAGAGTACGCTGGTCGGGCGACTCCTCTACGAGACGGGGAGCGTACCCGAGCACGTCATCGAACAGCACAAAGAAGAGGCCGAGGAGAAGGGCAAGGGCGGCTTCGAGTTCGCCTACGTCATGGACAACCTCGCCGAAGAGCGCGAGCGCGGTGTCACCATCGACATCGCCCATCAGGAGTTCGACACCGACGATTACTACTTCACAATCGTCGACTGTCCGGGCCACCGCGACTTCGTGAAGAACATGATTACGGGCGCCTCGCAGGCCGACAACGCGGTCCTCGTCGTCGCGGCCGACGACGGTGTCGCGCCCCAGACTCAGGAGCACGTCTTCCTGGCTCGTACCCTCGGTATCAACGAACTCATCATCGGCGTCAACAAGATGGACATCGTCGACTACGAGGAGTCCAAGTACAAGGAGGTCGTCTCCGAGGTCGAGGACCTGCTGAACCAGGTCCAGTTCGGCACCGAGGACGCGAGCTTCATCCCGATTTCCGCCTTCGAGGGCGACAACATCGCCGAGGAGTCGGAGAACACCGACTGGTACGACGGCGAAATCCTCCTCGAGGCCCTCAACGGTCTCGAAGAGCCCGAGCCGCCGACGGAGGCCGACCTGCGCCTCCCGATTCAGGACGTGTACACCATCTCCGGCATCGGTACCGTCCCCGTCGGACGTATCGAGACGGGTCTGCTGAACACCGGCGACAACGTCAGCTTCCAGCCCAGCGACGTGGGCGGCGAAGTCAAGACCATCGAGATGCACCACGAAGAGGTGCCGCAGGCCGAACCCGGTGACAACGTCGGATTCAACGTCCGCGGCATCGGTAAGGACGACATCCGCCGTGGCGACGTTTGTGGCCCCGCCGACGACCCGCCGTCGGTCGCCGAGACGTTCCAGGCTCAGATCGTCGTGATGCAGCACCCGAGCGTCATCACGGACGGTTACACGCCGGTCTTCCACGCCCACACGGCACAGGTCGCGTGTACCATCGAGTCCATCGACAAGAAGATGGACCCCTCCTCGGGCGAAGTCGCCGAGGAGAACCCCGACTTCATCCAGTCCGGCGACGCCGCGGTCGTCACGGTCCGACCGCAGAAGCCGCTCAGCATCGAGCCGTCGTCCGAGATTCCGGAACTCGGCAGCTTCGCCATCCGTGACATGGGTCAGACCATCGCGGCTGGCAAGGTCCTCAGCGTCAACGAGCCCTAA
- the rpsJ gene encoding 30S ribosomal protein S10 — MQQARVRLAGTSPEDLGDICDDVREIANKTGVSLSGPIPLPTKTLEVPTRKSPDGEGTATWEHWEMRVHKRLIDIDADERALRQLMRIQVPNDVSIEIVLED, encoded by the coding sequence ATGCAGCAAGCACGCGTCCGACTGGCGGGAACCAGTCCCGAAGACTTAGGCGACATCTGCGACGATGTCCGCGAAATCGCCAACAAGACCGGCGTTTCGCTCTCGGGACCCATCCCGCTTCCGACCAAGACGCTGGAAGTGCCCACCCGCAAGTCCCCCGACGGTGAGGGGACCGCGACGTGGGAACACTGGGAGATGCGCGTCCACAAGCGTCTCATCGACATCGACGCCGACGAACGCGCGCTCCGACAGCTCATGCGGATTCAGGTTCCGAACGACGTGAGCATCGAGATCGTCCTCGAGGACTGA
- a CDS encoding rhomboid family intramembrane serine protease, which translates to MSYRYGDPEEARHDSGWLGGSPTVQTLVAFLAVFAVQSVVGVVSRGLAIGLFALGPSVSAKPWTLLVSVYAHAGVGHLVSNAVVLVLVGLAVERVTTTVRFHLFFASVGMLAGLAQVAVTGVFGRGSMVLGASGAVFGLLGYLLAGNPVTDAVLGRLPLGGRARVALLLVLAGAVTLFTASPGVALVAHFTGFALGAAAGRARLLRA; encoded by the coding sequence GTGAGCTACCGGTACGGCGACCCCGAGGAGGCCCGCCACGACTCGGGCTGGCTCGGCGGGAGTCCGACGGTCCAGACGCTCGTGGCGTTCCTCGCCGTCTTCGCGGTCCAGTCGGTGGTCGGCGTCGTCTCCCGCGGACTCGCTATCGGCCTGTTCGCGCTCGGCCCCTCGGTCTCGGCCAAGCCGTGGACGCTGCTGGTGAGCGTCTACGCCCACGCGGGCGTCGGCCACCTCGTCTCGAACGCGGTGGTCCTCGTGCTGGTCGGGCTGGCGGTCGAACGCGTGACGACGACGGTGCGATTTCACCTGTTCTTCGCGTCGGTCGGCATGCTCGCCGGACTCGCGCAGGTCGCGGTTACGGGCGTCTTCGGTCGCGGGAGCATGGTCCTCGGTGCGAGCGGTGCCGTTTTCGGCTTGTTGGGGTATCTGCTGGCTGGGAACCCGGTCACCGACGCGGTCCTCGGTCGGCTCCCGCTGGGTGGCCGGGCACGGGTGGCGTTGCTCCTCGTGCTGGCCGGAGCCGTGACGTTGTTCACCGCCTCGCCGGGCGTCGCGCTGGTTGCGCACTTCACCGGATTCGCGCTCGGCGCGGCGGCCGGGCGCGCCCGACTCCTGCGCGCGTGA